A single genomic interval of Methylobacterium bullatum harbors:
- the yfcG_5 gene encoding Disulfide-bond oxidoreductase YfcG — protein sequence MTSDITLYHSPNTRSSGVRILLDELQVPYRLHVLNMRAGEHREAAYLAINPLGKVPAIRHGDAVITEQAAIYLYLADEFAEKGLAPPVGDPLRGPYLRWMILYGSCFEPAVIDRALEREPGPMAMSPYGSFDAVLDSIVAGLSKGPYLLGERFSAADILWGAALGWMTAFKLVPEEPVIVAYVARIKDRPSFRKITAEESALSAKQQEAD from the coding sequence ATGACCTCCGACATCACACTTTATCACTCACCCAACACGCGCTCATCTGGCGTCCGAATCCTGCTGGACGAGCTCCAGGTGCCCTATCGCCTGCACGTCCTCAATATGAGGGCGGGTGAGCATCGCGAGGCCGCCTATCTGGCGATCAATCCCCTGGGGAAGGTCCCCGCCATCCGGCACGGGGATGCGGTCATCACCGAGCAGGCCGCGATCTATCTCTATCTCGCCGACGAGTTCGCCGAGAAGGGCCTCGCGCCGCCGGTCGGGGACCCGCTGCGCGGTCCCTATCTTCGCTGGATGATCCTGTACGGATCGTGCTTCGAGCCGGCGGTGATCGACCGCGCTCTCGAAAGGGAGCCTGGCCCTATGGCGATGTCCCCCTATGGCAGCTTCGACGCGGTTCTCGACAGCATCGTCGCGGGCCTGTCGAAGGGGCCGTATCTTCTGGGCGAGCGTTTCAGCGCCGCCGACATCCTTTGGGGTGCCGCACTCGGCTGGATGACCGCCTTCAAACTCGTCCCAGAGGAACCCGTGATCGTCGCCTACGTGGCCCGGATCAAGGATCGCCCCTCCTTCCGCAAGATCACGGCCGAAGAATCCGCCCTGTCGGCCAAGCAGCAGGAAGCGGACTGA